TGATCGCCCTCACTATTTCACAAGAGGGTGACACGCCTGAGCTACTCAGCCCTCCACATCGCAACCATTGCCATAAAAACATACTATAATGCGGTTAAAATACTGTATTTGTCTGATTTTTGAAGCACTGACTTGCCATGGTTGTGCAAGTGTCAGTTCCAAATGCGTTTGGAGAGGCTGGCGAACAGTGACTGCGCCTGGTTATCCGACTCTGCGGATCCCCCGCCGCCCAACCGCGAGTTCAGGCGGTTTCGccaccgctgctggtgcGGCGATCGCAGGGTCGCCACTACGCTCTCCACGGCGTTGGTGGCCCCCAacgacagcagcgcctccagcaCCAGGTCGACTGGCTCCTTGCCGTTCTTGAGCATGACGTACTGCGAGTGCGCGCTCTTGTCCATCGCCATGCGCAGGAGCTCGTTGATGTTCTGCACCTCGtgcgcggcggcgagttGGCAGCGCCACAGCTGGTTGAACGGCATCCTGAACTTGGAGGCCAGCgcctccgccttcttggCCATGTCGAGCCGGTACAGCGTGAACACGGTGTGCACGAGGCTCCTGCCTACCAACCCCGCTTTAGCAAGCTCGGGAGACGAGCGTTCCAGCGCCGCCTGCGCCGTGAGCAGttcgcgctgctgcgatACACAATCGTTCCACAGCCCAGCCGTTTCCACCACTCCGGGGCTGCGGTTGTTCTTGGATGCAACTACCGCCCTGAAGAAATCGGAGGAATACTTCAACCACGTGACACAGTCTTCGGACTGCGTATTCTGCTGGGCAGCGGCGTGCGTAACGAGCTGGTGCATGGCGGACCTGGGTCGGGATTCTGGCGCCTCAGCAGCCCGCGGCTGCAGTATCTCCAGGGCCCGACGCACGGCGTTCCTGCCGGCGCCCACAATGTCGTCGGTGCGCTCTAGGAACACCTGTAGCACGTCAGAGTCCCCTTCCAGGTTGCACTGCTTGATGAAGACATCACGCACGAACGAATTGCTATTTGATATCTCCACTACGCGGTCGAGTTTGGACCCTACTTGCGCCTCGTGTATGAGCTGCGCGGCGTACAAAGTATCGCACGCCTCCGCCGCAACAGAGGCCGCCTTGTTGAGCTCACCCCAGGAACAGAGCGAGCTGAACTTCCGCAGCGTGCTGCGTTCTCTGTCCAAAAGGGCAAGCGCCAGTGTCTCGCGCTTCTCCTTCGCAGCGGCCTCGGCGATATCGGCGTACGGCAACACCACGCCCGCGTATCCGTCCAGAAGCTTGGTTATGACCTCCACCAGCTCCTCATCGGTCATGTGGTTACCCAGCTTAACGCGCGTATGCacccagtgcagcagcacgtccTTCTTGTCAGCGCCCAGGAAGTCGGCCACCTTGAGCGCCAGGAGGTGGAACCGCAGCGCCGCCAGCATGCCAACAAGCGCGCGTGAGCCGAACGCCAGGAGCTGCGATGGGTTTGTGCAGATTTCGCTGGGAGCCGCTCGTAACGCCTTCGCTACCCGGATCATAGCGAGCGCCGTTGCATGcccctggacaggctgatCTTCCGCTGCACCAACATGGCCTTGGCGGGCACCTGCGGTTGAATTGGCGGTATCGGCTGCATCCGCCGCCGTTTCGGCAGCCCCAGCAGATGTACCAACACCGGTACTACTTGCACCGCGAATGCCTCTGGAACTGCTATGGGCGGCATAGTTTTTCTGCGGTCTGCCTTTTTCAGAGTCCACCGATCCATCCATGGAGGCCGCTGCCGACACACTTTCAGCGGCAGGGCCAGGCGAGAC
This sequence is a window from Babesia bigemina genome assembly Bbig001, chromosome : I. Protein-coding genes within it:
- a CDS encoding VACUOLAR PROTEIN SORTING VPS16, putative codes for the protein MVARVPPSTCHTLGARKLRRESWRLTGEQWRCCLGDAWAVAPLGCVVAVVTSRMESADALPENVKCQMRIFRGGTGSLVTCVPWLVRLDTLMALQWTDSMLLAAIFRNSCVRVLSANGDFMHYFHLFFAEEVAQSYTIDSSLVTLCTWGGGAVYVSKEKACLYVQRGFEGRNCVHFPLGDYSLRISALGVLPHEDWLESVVIVARVDGACHVVMRELLKCRDHEDFQRCATEISHVEGLGFDEVVFCSHVAPGCEETYFALRDSSTNTVVSMCHRNGRVQELWRTALGKSGDLYVVGSGALALVSGDRITFLYRDADADQGASGSIDKNNFTVKPLCVSSDVGGGLRVFTASSGEFFKLVSPAAETVLTSYASDPASVLLRAYEMFQSGDVKACESLRLIRDDVMDAAATCVTASLDCWDIDTASTLLDAALFGRSMNSVQAERDHDAVSPGPAAESVSAAASMDGSVDSEKGRPQKNYAAHSSSRGIRGASSTGVGTSAGAAETAADAADTANSTAGARQGHVGAAEDQPVQGHATALAMIRVAKALRAAPSEICTNPSQLLAFGSRALVGMLAALRFHLLALKVADFLGADKKDVLLHWVHTRVKLGNHMTDEELVEVITKLLDGYAGVVLPYADIAEAAAKEKRETLALALLDRERSTLRKFSSLCSWGELNKAASVAAEACDTLYAAQLIHEAQVGSKLDRVVEISNSNSFVRDVFIKQCNLEGDSDVLQVFLERTDDIVGAGRNAVRRALEILQPRAAEAPESRPRSAMHQLVTHAAAQQNTQSEDCVTWLKYSSDFFRAVVASKNNRSPGVVETAGLWNDCVSQQRELLTAQAALERSSPELAKAGLVGRSLVHTVFTLYRLDMAKKAEALASKFRMPFNQLWRCQLAAAHEVQNINELLRMAMDKSAHSQYVMLKNGKEPVDLVLEALLSLGATNAVESVVATLRSPHQQRWRNRLNSRLGGGGSAESDNQAQSLFASLSKRIWN